From Lactobacillus sp. PV012:
AAGTCTTTTCCACCTGAAAATACTGTTCTAGTTGCTCTGCAAGTAGCATCATCTTGAAAGTCGGTGTGACTGTTTATTTGGGTATTACTTAAAGTGACCTTGGCTTCATTACAACCAATTAGACGATCCATTTCTGAATTTTGGATTATTGCTCGAGTTTTTTTATCAAAATAAACTCCCCCAGCAAAGCGGCAATTAACTACATTTATCCAAGATTCATCTGAAACATAAAAGCTTCCATCATCTTTGCCAGTTACCTGGGTATTTAAAAGATTCATCCATGTTTGTCCATGAATTAAGAGCGTATTTACTTCTGAATTATTAAGGTCAACTTCTGAATTTGAGTCAAAGTAAGTACTCAAATTTCCTTTAATGGTTGTATTAGAGATAATTGCTGTCCCTTTTCCTTGAATTCCAATAGCTGCATATCTATCGGAAGGATAGTCCACAAAACAATCATTCATCGTTAAACGAAAACTTGACTTCTTAAACAGCGAAATGCTGGCACCCAAGACTTTTACAGAGAACAATTCAATAGTACATTTTCCATTGCCCGCAATGGCTGCAGTATTATCTATTCCACTTTCAATGACTGCATTACGCAAAGTAAGGTAAGTGTCAGCACTTTGTTCAATAAAAAAAGCATTATGATTTGTTTTGGTACGAATTGCAATATTTTCTAAATTAAAAAAGCGACAGTCTCCTCCTAAAGAAAAATATCCTTCTATTACAGTATCTTCAGGATTATTCCCCATCCCCTTGATTGTAATATCTGCTACGTTTAATCCTTGCTCTACTTCATAAAAGCCAGGTTCTAAAAGCAAGACATCATCTGCTCTAACATCTTTTAAAGCCTGTTTCCATTCTACTTCTCCACCACGAGTTCCTACTTGGATAAGTCGCGCCATTTCAATTAAATCCTTTCTAGCCATTAAGTATTAGCAAAATACCCATTGTATAAAAAAAACGCCTTCAACGAAGACGTCTTTTTCGGGTTGGGTGTTCTAAAGAACAATTGGGTTAGCTGGATTCGAACCAGCGCATGACGGTACCAAAAACCGTTGCCTTACCACTTGGCTATAACCCAGTACCAGTCGAACTTTTACTTGTTGTTCAACAATGGAGGCCAGTGGATTCGAACCACCGAACTCAGAGAGAGCGGTTTTACAGACCGCCGCGTTTAGCCACTTCGCTAGGCCTCCTTAACAGTACTTTATTATAATACCTGAACAAAAATAAAAATGCAAGCAAAAAAATTGAGAAATAAGAAAAAAACTTATTCCTCAATTTTCACTTAATTCAATTGATCAATGTGTTCTTTAATTTTTTCTGCAGAAGCTTGTAACTTCTCGTTTTCTTCCTTACTTAAAGGTAACTTAATAATTCTTTCAACACCATTTTTTCCAATAATTGCTGGATAACCAATGTAACTTTCTACTTCTTCTAAGTAAACTGAGGTTGGTGCAAATAAACGTGCGTTGCTAAATACTGCTTGTGCTAATCTTACTCCACAAGTTGCAATTGCATAACTAGTATAACCTTTTCCCTTAGCTACTTTGAAAGAATTTTTATTTGGTTGAGCACTTAATTGAGCTAATTCTTCTTTAGTAAATAATTCTGTTGCACTTTCGCCATTTACTCGCACAGTTGACCAAGCAGTGAACTGGCTACTACCATGTTCTCCTAATACAAAACCTTCAACATTACGAGGATCTTCATGAAGCTTTTCCCCAACAATTCTCTGCATTCTGGCTGTATCTAAAAATGTTCCTGTACCAAACACTTGCGCTTTGGAAAGTCCTGTACTCTTTTGCAATAAAGCACAGACTGCATCACAAGGATTAGAAATATTAATTAAAATTCCTTTGAATCCCGATGCCTTAATTTTTTCACCAACTTCTTTTGCATTGGCAGCATTAATTTCAAATTCACCGAAACGATCTCCAGTTTCAACAGTTGCTTTAATGTCTCCAAATGCAGTAATAATTACATCAGTATCTTTTAACTCATCCCAATCTTGAGCCACTACATCAACATAGTAATTATTTCTTGCTAGTGTATCTCTTAAATCATTATATTCTGCTTCTGCTTTACCTTCATTTTTATCAAGTAAAACAAGCTTATCAACAATTCCATGAGTAAACAAAGTGTAGGCGACTGTTGCCCCAACATGTCCTAAGCCAATAACTGCTGCTTTTCTCATACGCATTCATCCTTTCCTTAAATCTGGCCATGAACTTTGACGTATCTATATTATACAACTTTTAATTTAAAATTATACATTTTTTAATAAAAATCTATTAGTTATTTAACCAAATTAACTCAATCTACTTTTTAAAATATCTCGATACTTCTTCTTAAAATTCTGCAATTTTAAATCACTATCTAAGACATTTGTAATTATTGCTTCCAATACATTAATTACTTTTTCCTTTTGACAGTCGATAAAGCAATCTGCTTCCATTCCTACTCTTCTTCCAAGTTCTCGACCTAAGGTTACTATCTTTACACCCTCATGCTTAGCAATTTGAACCTGTTTAACTAATTCAAATGATATTTCTTCAGGCTCAATTACGAGTAAAACATCTTTTGACTTTAAGTGTAATGTCTGCGCTAAACTAATTTTTGGATTAGCTACTCCTAAAGCAAAAATTCCATTTTTATTAAGCAATTCTATTATTTTATCCTGTAATTTTTCTGATGCTCCCACAATTTGCACTAAGGCGGCATCTCTAAAAATTGAAACAAGGTTATCCTTTTCAAAAGTTGGTAAATCATTAAAAACCTTTGAAATTGAACCCTTATTCATCAGATTCTTGTTGCCTAGTTGTTCTCTTAGTTGGACAAAACTACTAAGCCCCAATTTTTCACAAAACTCAGTAACAGTGCTTTCACTTACCTGAAGAAACTGAGCAAATTCTGATAAGTTCATTTCTGCTACTTTCGATGGGTTTGCTAAAATTACCCGTGCAATTTTTTGGTCTTCAGCAGGAAGTGTCCCCAATTCTTGATAGATCATATTTAAAATTTCTTGCATGTCGATACCTCTTTTTATACAAAAAAAGAGATCAGGCATCGCCTAATCTCTAAAATATTGGGTTAGCTGGATTCGAACCAGCGCATGACGGTACCAAAAACCGTTGCCTTACCACTTGGCTATAACCCACTGTATTGAGCTTTTACTTGTTGCCCAATGCAACCAATTAAGTTAAATACTTAACAAATAATATAATACTCTTTTTCGTAAAATTGTCAATAAAAAATTATAAATCATTTCCCGATAGGAATAGGTGAAATTTTAATGATTATTTTAAATAATTTTTTCTTCAACTAGCCCAATCTTTATAATTTTCGCCTTTACAGTCTTACTTGCCTTTTTGCCTGGCTGTATTTGTCTAACACTAAAGGCACCCTTTTTACCTTTAAGCTTTTTAGCAGAAATGAATACTTTTAAGTGGGAAGACTTTGCTTTCTTAGAGAGAATGGTTTTTCCATTATAAGAAAACACTACTTTGGCCTTCTTTGCTACTTGTAATTTATAGGTGATTCCTTTTTTAGTATGGCTAATATAATTAACCGAAGGAATTTGACTCATTCTTTCAGCCTTAGTAGTCTTAGCACTAACTTGAGTAGTATTATTAGCCATAATACTGCCTGCACCTAATAATGCTATGCTTGCTGTTATAACTAATAGATTCTTTTTCATAATTTTCCTCACTTATTGCAGGATTTGGAGTCTACTGTTAAGTTGAATTTTTCAGCTACAGCATCCCCAATTGCCAGCACATAAAAAATGGCCATTACAATGTAGATTGTACCCATAATATACATCTCTAATCTTGTATCTGGGTAATTAAGTAAACTAATCACTGTTAAAATTAGCGCAATAGCTAATTCGATCTTTACTTTTTTCAACATCATAATGACCTCCTTCTTTAATTAACTTTAGTATAGTTTATTCCACCTAAATCAGTTAAAATTTTGCTTACTGGTCTGATGGATTAGACTTTCTTTTTCTTAACATCCAACGAGTAATTGAAATAATGTAATATGCTATTACAATTACCCAGGCAATTCCCATAATGGTTCTGAGAATTGCGCTTTGGGGATGCCAAAAGATATTGAGTAAAAAGAAAATTATTGCTATTAAATTAAAAGACTTTTCTCTAAAATTAGGTTTATTTTCCATGTTTTCCTCCTTTGTGAGATGACTTCATTATATATAAGTTTTATTAAAGATGAACAACTTTTCCTAAGTGGTCGTTTTTCTTTCTTATTCTGCTAATAAAAAAGAAGATTACTCTTCTCTTTAAAAATTACTTTCCACCAACTGTATTAATTGTACTTCAGACTTCAACTTAATTTTTCTACTACTAAGTTAAAGATTTATCTAATTTCCTCAAATACATATTTAACTTTTTATTATAAGAAAACATCGCCCAACACATAATTAAAAAAATTATTAAATATATTCCTACAAATAACCAAATGGTATTCGGAGCAGTTGGCTGGACCAATTGCAACGACATATCATGCCAAGCATGTAAAACTATGCACCAAGACAAGTTATTCGTTACCATGTGAATATAAGCGTAGAGTATTCCCAAATCTGCTGCCATTATAATTTGAATAGCGGTAGTTGATGCAGGTTGCACAAATAAATTGAACCCATGACCAATCCCAAAAATAATTGCAGAGCAGACTCCTGCTAAAAAAAGAATATTTTTACTTTTAAAAAATAAGGCTATTAAAGCATTAAATATAACTCCTCGGAAAATAAACTCTTCAATAAAGGCAATTACAATCGCCGTAATTATAATTTTAGTTAATTGTTCACCTGGTATCTTAAATAAGGCTAACTTACCACTTGAAGCTAGCAATATTTCTAAAACTAAAAATATTCCAAAAACTATGCTGGAAAATTGATGATGAAATTTAATTTTTTCTAAAAAAACACGTACTGTTTTCATCACCCCATAAGATACACCACAAATTACTATTGCTCCAAATAGTAACACGGCTATTTTAAAGCTTTCGTTTTTGGGGAATACCTCACTTACCAAAGGATAGACCTCATAGAATGCTATTAATGAAATCGCTGTACCAATTAAAAAGATAAAAGTCTTTCTTCGTAATTTAGGATTTTTTAGATTAAATTTTAATGCCATTGCTAACATAATATCTCTCTACTCCTTATAAAAATAGGTCAAGAAAAATCTTGACCTCTTAAGTGAACTAAAGCAAGATTGGATCCATATGATTTTAAATTATCGCTAAACATGCTACTCTACAATCAATTTTATCCAATTGTTATACCTATACTTTTTATGCTTTTTTCCATCTTTTTCCTCACTTAATTTACTTCAAGCCAACTTTCTTTATAATTAAATTTATTTAGCAATTCTTTCATTTCTTTTTTCTTAGTACGTGAATATGGCTCTATATCACCATTTACAAACTCAACAAGTTTATTTTTCAAATCGATTGTCTTAATATTTTGCGGATTAACAAGACATGACTGACTTATTTTAACTAACATTGGATTTTCTTTTTCATACTGGTTAATTGTTCCAATGAAATCTGCCTTTCCCATAGTTTTCTTTAACAACAAACGATGGGGCAAATCAGACGTTACAATACAAATAACATCATCAATTCGAATATTATTAATACGACGTCCTACTTTATAAGAAAAAGTATATCTTTTAATTTTATTAAATTGATCTAAATTTGCCATCGCCTTCTTTAAAGCTTTCATGATTCTTTTCTTTAATTTCTGCGTATCAGAAGTCTTAATAATATAATCAACTGGCCCTAAATATCTTTCAAAAGTAATCAGAGACAAATCTTCATGGCTAGTCACAAATATAATTTGCGCTCTTTCATCACGTTTTTTAATCAATTCTGCTAAGTCAAATCCTGTATTAGAATCTGTCTTATTTTCTAATTCAACATCTAAAAAATAGATTCCACTACTAATTCTTCCTTCAGTAATTCCCTCCATTGCTCCTTGATAAGACTCATAAGTGATTAAATTGAATTTTACTTCTTTTTCATCAGAAAGATACATCTCTGCAACTTCCATAATATTCTTAAGATTAGTAATTTGTTCTTGCTCATCATCGCAAATAAATACTGAATATTTCATTTTAATTCTCACTTTCTTGCCAATCCTTAAATGGTACAATTACTAAATTAAAGATAAAATAGTCTTCATTATACCCATAATCAATCAATACATTTTTACGATACTTTTTGGCAATTTCTTTCACATTAGCTAACCCAATTCCTAAATGATCTTTTTTAGTTGTGTAACCTTTTTGACTAATTTTTTTAGTATTTTCTTGACTAAGAACTTTATTTCTTATTTCAAATTCAAACGTCCCATCTTCTTCAAGATACATTGCGGCTACAAAAGGTTTTTGATTCTTATTACGCATTTCTAAACTTGCTTCAATCGCATTATCAAAAGCAATTCCAATTATTCTAGTAATATCTAGTTCGTTAACACCTTTCGGCAAGTTTGTAACATCCTTTACACAATCAAAGCTATAATCAATCTTCAAATTATAAAGCTTCGCAAGCTTTGCAATAGCGATGCTTTTTAATCCCTCAGCCTTTACATGATTAATTCCTTTATATTTTCGCAGAGCTTTATTATTAATCTGAGAATTTGTATATTGATCTAATTTTTTAATTAGTTCATTTGCATTATCATTTTCCGCACTTACTCGCAAACTATTTAAAATATTTTGATAATCATGTTTGAACTTACGCAATTCATCTTCATTCTTATCAAGATATTCTGCATATTCTTTCAGTTTTGCATATTCTTCATTAATTTTCTGATTTTCAATTTTTAGTTGTTTAAGTTGTGCTTCTTTTTGTTCCTGTTTTGCTTTATTAAGGATATTCTTTCGAGTCCTTACAGCTACAATATACATTCCTATTAAGAAAATTAATTGGACTAAAAATATAAAAGTAGACAGCTTTGCACTTTCAGATAGATTATTTAATTTTAGGATATTTTGATATATAAAACTTACTGTAATATAAATATATAAATTTAACAGTAAAAATAAATACTTATTTTGATTTGTAACCAAATTATTCAAATAATTCTTAAATTTTAATATGAGTGTTAGAACTATTAAAGCTACTATTATTACATCTATATCAAAAAATGATTCTTTCAGTGGAATAATATCATCAATTATATTTCCTATTATTGATATTCCCAAATCAATGTTACTTACTAAGAGCAAGGTATTAATTAAATCAACCTTTGAAAAATATTTTTTGTAAAAGAAAAAATATAACCCCCAGCTTATCATTTCAATTGTATTATCTAAATAATCATTTCCTCCATGATAAAATTGCCACAACGATAAACCGCTTAAAAGCAAAATAATAATGCCAATTGACAGAAGGTCTCTTTTATCAACTCTTATTTTTAAAATAGTTGCTATAGAAATAAAATCTAAACATATTATAAAAATAGGCTGCAACCAGAATAAAATCAAGATATAATTTTTCAATTACCTCCCCCCAAAGAACATTCTCTTTTTCTTTCTATTATTAATAACCGCAAAACTATTAATAAATCCTAAATTCATAAATAAATTAAAAATAAGCATCTTTTTCTCCTTTTTTCAGACTAATTTTCATTAAACTTCTTTAATATATCTTACCGTATCTTTACTTTAATATACTTAATTTTTCTTAAATGGTCATTTTTTCATCTTATTTGTTATAGTTACTAATTAAGACACAAAATTAACCTCTTAAGAAAACTTTCCCCATTCGAAACATTCTTCACTATACTTAATTTGTAATTGATTTTTTAAGGAGATTTTTATGAAAAAGAAAACAACTATCGGAATGCTAACAGCCATAACAAGTACTTTATTACTCGGTTTTAATAAACCTCTTTCAGTTAAAGCTACCACTTGGAATCCTACTCCTATTACAAATTATCGATATCAAAAAGCAACGGCCTACTATCTCGATAAATCTACTTCTTCCCATTACAAAGAAGTTTGGCAAAAAGCTGTTAATGGATGGAAAGCCAACGGATTTAATTGGAAAGCCGCTTCTTCTCATTCTAAAACTACATTAAGCAGTTATAACGGAACTGATAATCTTAATGTAGCAGGTTATGACAATGTAGATTATGATTCATCTACAGGGCAAATTATTTCAAACGATGTTCGAATAAATCGCGCTGTATTCAATAAATATGGCTACACTTTAGACCAACAAGTTAATGTTGCAGAACACGAACTGGGACATGCGCTTGGATTAAATCATAATGCCTCTAATAGTATTTCTGTAATGAATCCCGCTAATCGGTACTACAATATTAAGAGTGTAGATGTTAATGGCATGAAAAAACGCTATTCTACTCAAGCATCGTTTGACAGTGTACCAGGTACCCCTCAAATTGTTCATCTTCACATTGTAGATTTAGTTACTCCAACCATTAACCGTATTTCTTACCACTATGATTCAAAATCAAAAGCCATTATAATTTCAGGAAAAGCTATTAATGTAAAAAAAGTAGCTATTCTTTACAACAATAAGACTGTCAAACAGATAGTTCCTAAATCTAATGGCGATTTTTCAGCAAAGATTTCTTTTAAAGGCTATAAAAACTTTAAACTTCTTGGCTTAGATAAACATGACCAGAAAGTAACTTCTACTAAAACTTTTACTGCAGATGATTACGCAGCAAAAAAACCTGAGATTACTAAAATCTCTCACACAAACAAAGGGATTACCTATAAACTCAGTACCCTACCAAAGTCTTCATTAACTTTTTACTACCAAGGGAAAAAATTCCTTACTCAAAAAACTTCCTCTACTGAGACTACTGTTTTTATTTCAAAAAGTAAATTAAAGGGGAAGAAAAATTACTTTATTATCAAACAAACTTCAAAAAATAAAAAACAAAGTCAAGGAATTAAAGGAAAAATTATTAAGCAAGGAACCATTACAGAAAAAATATTCTAATTTATTCCTTTTTTACAAAAAATGGTACTTTCGTTATTTCTTTATAATGGTATCGACTTCTTTCTGTAATCTTTCTGCAACATTCCCCCTGTAATATATAACTTGTCAATTAAAGAACAAGTAATTAATTTTTATTAAATTTACAAGGAGAGAAAAGTTTTGAATCAGTTTAAGTCAGTATTAGTTAAATTATCAGCCGGTGTTGCTCTTACAATTGGTTTAGGTGCAGCAGTTACTGCAACTCAACCTGCAACTAACGCTCAAGCAGCTACTACTCTTAAAACAGTTGGAACTATCAAGATTTCTAACAAGAATGGTACGCAAATTTGGACTAACTACCAAGGCGGTAAGACTACTGGTTCAAAAGCTCTTTACAATGCTAAGTACAAAGTTACTGGTACTGCCACTGATCAACAAGGTCGTAGCTGGTACGCAATCGGCACTAATCAATGGATTTTAGCTTCTAATACTAAGAAAGTCACTAAAAAGACTCCTAAGAAAGCTAAGACTACCACTACAAAGAAGACCGTTTCTCAAGCACCTTCAAATGCAGAAACTGCAGCTAAAAACTGGATTGCAATGCGTGAATCTGGTGGTTCATACAGCGCACGTAATGGTCAATACATTGGTAAATATCAATTAGCTGCAAGTTACCTACACGGCGACTACTCTGCTGCAAACCAAGAACGCGTTGCTAACAACTATGTAAAATCCCGTTACGGTTCTTGGGTAAATGCTAAGAACTTCTGGGTTAGCCACGGTTGGTACTAAAAACAACAATAAAAAAGATGCCCTAGGGCATCTTTTTTATCTTTTAGACTTATTTTTGTAATTCTTTCGCAATATTTTTCTTGTATTATGTATTCAACAATTATTTAAAGGAGAGATTATTTGAATCGTTTCAACTCACTATTAGTTAAAGTATCAGCAGGTATTATGCTTAGTGCTACTGGGATTATTTCTACCCAAGCACTTACTTTCCCTCAAGTTAAAGCTGCTACAACTTCTAGAATAACTATTTCCAATAAGGATGGAGCTGAAATTTGGACTAACTATCAAGCTGGAAACAATACTGGTTTAAAAGCTTTTTATCACGCAAAATATAAAATTATTGGAACAGCTACTGACCAAGAGGGCCGTCAATGGTACGCAATTGGTTATAAGCAATGGATTTTAGCTTCTGATACTAAAAAATTTCTTCTAGCTCAACTACGTCTTATGACTTTAATATCAAGCTAGATTCTACTACTTCTTCATCTAGCTCAACTAAAAAATCCACTTCTTCTACTAATTCTAGTTATACTTCAAATCTTTCAAGGAGTGAAGCAGCTGCTAAAGCATGGATTGCGATGCATGAATCAAGTAATTCTTACACTGCTAAAAATGGTAAATATATTGGTAAATATCAACTAGATTCAAGCTACTTAAATGGTGACTACTCAGCTGCCAATCAAGAACGTGTAGCTGATAATTATGTTAAATCTCGCTATGGTTCTTGGGTAAATGCCAAGAAATTCTGGGAAAATCATAATTGGTATTAATTTAGCAAAAGAAAAAGGCATTGTGTTATTTAAAACGCAATGCCTTTTTTCTTACTTTCTACCAAACAAATAATCCAATCATTGAGGCTGAAAGAAGTGATACTAAAATTCCTGAAAGAAGTAAATAAGTTACGTTCTTAGAAATTAAAGTACTCTTTTCTTTGTCAACTAATCCCTTAAATGCCCCAATAATCATTCCAATAGTAGAGAAGTTTGCAAAACTTGTTAAGAAGGCTGTTAACACAGCTTGATAGTGGGGACTGTAATGGGCAATCTTCTTAGTAACTTGCCCCATTACCACAAATTCATTTGTTACAAGCTTAGTACCCATATTCTGAGCAAAATCAAATGCTTGATCAAATGGTAGTCCCATTAACCAGGCAAATGGATACATAATAATCCCTAATAAGTGCTCTAAAGAAAGCCATGGATTAACAAATCCTAATATCTTATTAATTAAATCTGCTAAAGCTACAAATGCAATAACATTAGCAGTAATAATCAAGATTAATTTTCCTGCTCCAATAATTGAATCACCTAAGAAGGAGAAGAAAGGTTCTTTTTCCGGCTTGCCTTCTTTATTAACATCCCCAATTTCTTCTTCAGCTACTGCTGAACTACTACTCATTGTTTCAATAGTATCTTCTTTAGGGCTTACATTAATTGGATTTAGCATTGCCGTAACAATTAACGCATTGATTACATTAACTGGTACAGCTGTCAAAATATATTGTGCTGGCATCATTTCAGTATAAGATCCGATAATTGAAGCTGTTACACAACTCATTGACATCATTGCTAAAGTTAAATTACGTTGTGCACTAATCTTTTTTAATTGAAGAGATGATACAGCCAGTGCTTCTGTATTTCCTAAAAACATCATTTCTACTGAGAAAAATGATTCAAACTTTGGCTGTCCGGTTAATTTGGATAATCCTTTTCCAATCCACTTAATAACCCATGGTAATACCCCAATATATGTCAAAATATCAAATAATGGAACAACCATTAAAATTGGCATCAATACTTGGAAGAACCAATCGACTGACTTATTATTGATTTGATTTGGGAAGGCAAACTTGATTCCTTCATAAGCAACATCCATTAAGCCGTTAAACCCTGCCGCTGCTCCACTAACAATTGCTCTTCCGACTGAAAAACTTGTCAAAAACCAAGCCAAAACTAAGTTGAAAATTACCATCGTGATAATTCCACGCCACTTAATTTCTTTTCGATTTTTTGAACATAGCCAACCAATTAGTAAAAATATTGCAACTCCTAAAATATTAATGGCTAAATACACTGGTTCCACCTCTCTAGTTAATCTACAACTGTTAAACCTTTTTAAAAAATATAACCTTTTTTCTATCAGATTTCAATATTAGTTTTAAAAAATAATTATTATTTTTTCTACAAAAAAATCGTCCTCAAATAAGGACGATTTATAATATTAAATTTTAGTACCAACCGTTTGCTTGCCAGAAACTTTGTGCTGCAGTCCATGAGCCGTAACGTGACTTAACATAGTTATCAGCAACACGTTCTTGGTTTGCGGCAGAGTAGTCACCATTTAAGTAACTTGCAGATAATTGGTATTTACCAACGTATTGACCATTAGTTGCAGAGTATGAACCACCAGATTCACGATTTGCAATCCAAGCCTTAGCAGCTGCTTCACTGCCACTTACACTTGAAGTGTATGAACTTGATGAAGTTGAAGTAGTTGCATTGTTTGATGAACTTGCATTTGAAGTGTAAGTTGAAGTTGAGTAGTTACTTGTAGATGCGTTATTAGCGTTAGTATTAGTAGAAGTTGTGTGCTTAGAAGCTGCTTTGTAACTACCTACAATGTGGTAACCAGCAACAGTTTCTGAAGCTTTAACCCATTGGTTAAGACCTAAGTCATACCATTTATTTCCTTGTGCATCATATGCGGAATCAATAACTTTCCATGAAGTAGCATGTGCTAAAATTTGACCAGTTGAAGCTGAGTAATCTGAAGCACTACGCTTAACAGTTGCACCTTTAGCAACGTTGATAGTTACAACACTAGGATCGTTTGCAGTTACTGCAGCTTGAGCATGGTTATTAGTACTTGTAGCTACAAGAGTAAGTCCTGCTGCTACCATACCTGCAGCAAAAGGTTTAGATAGGATAGATTTAAAATTGATGGATTTAAAATTCTTCAAAATAAAAAGTCTCCTTTAAAATTAATTCCTATTTCAATTCTTGAATCAACATAGTTTAATAATTAATTGATTTTTGTTTTGCGTTGATTCATTTGACATCGTCTATAATACATAGTTCATGTTGCACCAACGTGACACAATCACGTTTTAATATTAAGGAAACGCATGTTTTTGTTACATTGGTGTAACATTATATTTTCTTGTAATGTTATAGTAATATTGTTACAATTCTGTAATAATTCATATAGAAAAAAGAAGGATATTACTATCCTTCTTGCTTAATGTATATTTTCTGCTGGCCAACCTGCTTCTTCAATCCTAATTTTTCCATTTTCTTCACTCATTTTTACATAAGCACAATTCTTAAATCCAGAAAATTCTAGCTCTTCTTTATACTTTCTGACATATTGTCCCAAAATATCACCATGTCCCACTACTAAAACCGTTTCTCCGTCCCTAGTTTGACTAAATACTTCTTGCATCCCTCTTTCCATCCGCTCTACTACCGCACTATCTTTTTCCATAGTTGGTTCAAAATCTCTCTCTAAGCCGCGATTCCAAGGTAATAAAAATTCATCTTGGCCTTCATAAATACCATAATCTTTTTCACGCAGATTTTTTAAACGCTTGTAAGGTAAGGAATTATGAGTAATAAGTTCTAAAGTATCATTTGCACGTTCTTGCGTAGAA
This genomic window contains:
- a CDS encoding NupC/NupG family nucleoside CNT transporter, which translates into the protein MYLAINILGVAIFLLIGWLCSKNRKEIKWRGIITMVIFNLVLAWFLTSFSVGRAIVSGAAAGFNGLMDVAYEGIKFAFPNQINNKSVDWFFQVLMPILMVVPLFDILTYIGVLPWVIKWIGKGLSKLTGQPKFESFFSVEMMFLGNTEALAVSSLQLKKISAQRNLTLAMMSMSCVTASIIGSYTEMMPAQYILTAVPVNVINALIVTAMLNPINVSPKEDTIETMSSSSAVAEEEIGDVNKEGKPEKEPFFSFLGDSIIGAGKLILIITANVIAFVALADLINKILGFVNPWLSLEHLLGIIMYPFAWLMGLPFDQAFDFAQNMGTKLVTNEFVVMGQVTKKIAHYSPHYQAVLTAFLTSFANFSTIGMIIGAFKGLVDKEKSTLISKNVTYLLLSGILVSLLSASMIGLFVW
- a CDS encoding histidine phosphatase family protein; its protein translation is MVKTIYLVRHGQTLFNFRHKTQGRIDSPLTELGKRQALAAGKFFEENNIKFDRAFTSTQERANDTLELITHNSLPYKRLKNLREKDYGIYEGQDEFLLPWNRGLERDFEPTMEKDSAVVERMERGMQEVFSQTRDGETVLVVGHGDILGQYVRKYKEELEFSGFKNCAYVKMSEENGKIRIEEAGWPAENIH